Proteins encoded by one window of Streptomyces sp. LX-29:
- the dapA gene encoding 4-hydroxy-tetrahydrodipicolinate synthase, with protein sequence MSLGPFGRTLAAMITPFTDAGRLDLDGAQRLATRLVDEGGCDGLVLSGTTGESPTTSDAEKEALVRAVVEAVGDRAIITAGVGTSDTRHTVELAQAAEKAGAHGLLVVTPYYSRPPQEAVAEHFRDIADAVGLPVMLYDIPGRTGTRIEPETMLRLAEHPRIAGVKDCAYDLLGSSRVLARTSLAYYSGCEELNLPLYAIGGAGYVSTVANVAGPQMRAVLDAHDRGAGAEAARLHQLAIPLVELMMGSGLPGTVTTKALLNALGAPAGPVRPPLRPAGREVTDGLLAAYETLVSSHAAPRGAAVSGG encoded by the coding sequence ATGTCTCTGGGCCCGTTCGGCCGTACCCTCGCCGCGATGATCACGCCGTTCACCGACGCCGGTCGGCTCGACCTGGACGGCGCCCAGCGTCTGGCCACCCGCCTGGTGGACGAGGGCGGCTGCGACGGCCTGGTGCTCAGCGGCACCACCGGCGAGTCGCCCACGACCAGCGACGCCGAGAAGGAGGCGCTGGTCCGCGCGGTCGTGGAGGCAGTCGGCGACCGCGCGATCATCACCGCCGGGGTGGGCACCAGCGACACCCGGCACACGGTCGAGTTGGCCCAGGCCGCCGAGAAGGCCGGCGCCCACGGGCTGCTGGTGGTCACCCCGTACTACAGCCGCCCGCCCCAGGAGGCGGTGGCCGAGCACTTCCGCGACATCGCCGACGCGGTCGGCCTCCCCGTGATGCTGTACGACATCCCGGGCCGCACCGGCACCCGCATCGAGCCGGAGACCATGCTGCGGCTGGCCGAGCACCCGCGCATCGCCGGGGTCAAGGACTGCGCGTACGACCTGCTGGGCAGCTCCCGGGTCCTCGCCCGCACCTCGCTCGCCTACTACTCCGGCTGCGAGGAGCTCAACCTCCCGCTGTACGCGATCGGCGGCGCCGGCTACGTCAGCACCGTGGCCAACGTCGCCGGCCCGCAGATGCGGGCCGTCCTCGACGCCCACGACAGGGGCGCGGGCGCCGAGGCGGCCCGACTGCATCAGCTCGCCATCCCCCTGGTCGAGCTGATGATGGGCTCCGGACTGCCGGGCACGGTCACCACCAAGGCGCTGCTGAACGCACTCGGGGCCCCCGCCGGCCCGGTCCGGCCCCCGCTGCGGCCCGCCGGCCGGGAGGTGACCGACGGGCTGCTCGCGGCGTACGAGACGCTGGTGTCCTCGCACGCGGCACCGCGCGGCGCCGCGGTCAGCGGCGGCTGA